The following coding sequences lie in one Tachysurus fulvidraco isolate hzauxx_2018 chromosome 19, HZAU_PFXX_2.0, whole genome shotgun sequence genomic window:
- the kiss2 gene encoding kisspeptin 2 — protein MKLQVLIIFTSVLVAHYASSRVSIPEIPGLGETDQRDMDERSTSEDDRICFLLKEKDSESHISCKHRLTRSKFNYNPFGLRFGKRDGRLKTHRTGKILPLLLFVRELEEAS, from the exons ATGAAACTACAGGTGCTGATCATCTTCACGTCAGTCCTGGTGGCTCATTACGCATCCTCACGTGTCAGCATTCCAG AGATCCCCGGACTTGGAGAAACGGATCAGAGAGACATGGACGAGCGCAGCACCTCAGAAGACGACAGGATTTGCTTCTTGTTAAAAGAGAAGGATTCTGAGAGCCACATTTCCTGCAAGCATCGTTTAACTCGCAGCAAATTTAACTACAACCCGTTCGGGCTGCGCTTCGGGAAGAGAGACGGAcgattaaagacacacagaacCGGGAAGATTCTCCCACTTCTGCTGTTTGTGAGAGAACTGGAGGAGGCGTCATga